A region of Carassius auratus strain Wakin chromosome 23, ASM336829v1, whole genome shotgun sequence DNA encodes the following proteins:
- the LOC113041619 gene encoding cytochrome P450 2B4-like: MWTTLMKLDLTSVCLALFLGLIFMVLFEIFRINSRRGQIPPGPRPLPFVGTIPSFKKPLEAFRSLSQYGEISAVYIGRKPVIILNTIQVTKEAFVQEAFSGRPFMPLVDWLSKGLGIIMVTFGHSWRQQRRFALHTLRNFGLGKKSVEDRVLEESRYLIAEMLKAEGKSMDPQHDIQNAVSNIICSIVFGERFDYDNKHFSYLLKILNDHFMLSGTTAVQILNLVPFIKHFPGPHQKIMQNFTELLGFIRNEVREHKETLDPDSPRDFIDAYLLEIEKQKSNEGSTFHEENMVMSTLDLFLAGTDTTANTIRWGLIYLIQNPDVQERCHEEIVRVLGYDRLPSMDDREKLPYTYATVHEIQRCANIAPFGVAHETTQPTKLRGYDIPKGTMIMTNLAAIFSDKKHWKHPDAFNPENFLDENGNFFKPESFIAFSLGPRVCLGETLARTELFLYITSLLQRIQFSWPPEAQTIDMDGVMGVFHFPQSFNIICRSRDTKE; encoded by the exons ATGTGGACGACTCTAATGAAGTTAGACCTGACCTCTGTTTGCCTGGCTCTGTTTCTGGGCTTGATCTTTATGGTTCTGTTTGAGATCTTCAGGATAAATTCACGCAGAGGTCAAATTCCACCTGGTCCCAGACCGCTGCCTTTTGTGGGAACCATACCAAGTTTTAAGAAGCCACTTGAGGCTTTTAGATCA CTATCTCAGTATGGAGAAATATCTGCTGTGTATATTGGGAGGAAACCAGTGATAATCCTGAATACAATCCAGGTCACTAAGGAAGCCTTTGTTCAGGAAGCCTTTTCTGGAAGACCGTTTATGCCTCTTGTAGACTGGCTATCCAAGGGACTCG GTATTATAATGGTCACGTTTGGTCACTCCTGGAGACAGCAGAGGCGCTTTGCTCTGCACACACTCAGGAATTTTGGCCTGGGGAAGAAATCAGTAGAAGATCGTGTGTTAGAGGAAAGCCGTTATCTGATTGCTGAAATGCTTAAAGCAGAAG GCAAATCTATGGACCCACAGCATGACATACAGAATGCGGTTTCTAACATTATCTGCTCCATCGTGTTTGGAGAGCGCTTCGACTATGACAACAAACACTTCTCATACCTTCTGAAAATCTTGAATGATCACTTCATGCTCTCAGGGACAACTGCGGTACAG ATTTTAAACTTAGTCCCCTTCATCAAGCATTTCCCTGGGCCACACCAGAAGATCATGCAGAACTTCACTGAGTTATTGGGTTTCATCCGGAATGAAGTAAGAGAACACAAGGAAACTCTGGATCCAGACAGCCCTCGAGACTTCATTGATGCCTACCTGCTGGAGATCGAGAAA CAAAAGTCTAACGAGGGATCCACGTTTCATGAAGAGAACATGGTTATGTCAACACTTGACCTGTTTCTGGCTGGAACCGACACAACAGCGAACACTATCAGATGGGGGCTCATCTACTTGATTCAAAACCCAGATGTACAAG AGCGATGTCATGAGGAGATTGTTCGGGTGCTGGGTTACGACCGCTTGCCCAGCATGGATGACCGTGAAAAACTACCGTACACATACGCCACTGTTCACGAGATTCAGCGCTGTGCCAACATTGCACCCTTTGGCGTTGCTCATGAAACAACTCAACCCACAAAACTACGAGGATACGACATTCCCAAG GGAACTATGATCATGACAAACTTAGCAGCAATTTTCAGTGATAAGAAGCACTGGAAGCATCCGGACGCTTTTAACCCGGAGAATTTCTTGGATGAGAATGGGAACTTCTTCAAACCAGAGTCTTTCATCGCCTTCTCATTGG GTCCGAGGGTCTGTCTCGGGGAGACTCTGGCGAGGACCGAGCTCTTCTTGTACATCACGTCTCTCCTACAGCGGATTCAATTCTCCTGGCCACCAGAGGCACAGACCATAGACATGGATGGGGTCATGGGTGTTTTTCACTTTCCTCAGAGTTTCAACATCATCTGCCGTAGCAGAGATACCAAAGAGTGA